From Phragmites australis chromosome 5, lpPhrAust1.1, whole genome shotgun sequence, a single genomic window includes:
- the LOC133918611 gene encoding sterol 3-beta-glucosyltransferase UGT80B1 isoform X2: MSDTCLCQAHLSLLPNNLRMFHVILFNQIMSIGPFRCGKRSFRWSTGKNVCLLWKKFLEMIQALMVILLRSISLLCAPTSFEHQFKHSLPLLYKYFQEAPPNTVCWTDIVHWMWALFMESWGSWRNDCLNLSPIPFTDPVTNLPLWHVREESPLLLYGFSKDIVECPGYWPSSAHVCGFWFLPMAWQFSCDKCLVSSGNVNSSLGGVLCANHSALENFLMGNYYSSRPIFVGLSSIGSMGFLRNPKAFLMVLKAAIASTDYRFILFSSGYQPLDSAIQSIASSVAESSEAEAPSLGVDSTLLFNGRLFCFSGSIPYSWLFPRCVAAIHHAGSGSTAAALLAGIPQVVCPFVHDQFYWAERLHWLGVAPEPLQRQHLIPEVDDTSSIHNAADMLLGAVRSALSLEIKAQAAILADRLSFEDGIGEALRILKEKVLTQN, encoded by the exons ATGTCAGATACATGCCTGTGTCAAGCCCACCTGTCCTTGCTGCCGAACAACTTGAGAATGTTTCAT GTGATTCTTTTCAATCAAATCATGAGCATCGGTCCTTTTCGCTGCGGAAAAAGATCATTCAGATGGAGCACCGGGAAGAATGTTTGTCTTCTGTGGAAGAAGTTTTTGGAAATGATCCAAGCATTAATGGTGATTTTATTACGATCAATTTCTTTGCTTTG CGCTCCTACATCATTCGAACACCAATTTAAACATAGCCTTCCTCTTCTGTACAAGTACTTCCAAGAAGCTCCCCCAAACACG GTCTGCTGGACAGATATTGTCCACTGGATGTGGGCGCTCTTCATGGAAAGTTGGGGATCATGGAGAAATGATTGTCTAAATCTTAGCCCTATTCCTTTCACA GATCCAGTAACAAATCTTCCTTTGTGGCATGTGCGAGAAGAGTCTCCATTATTGCT GTATGGTTTCAGCAAAGACATTGTGGAGTGTCCAG GGTATTGGCCCTCCAGTGCTCATGTTTGTGGCTTTTGGTTTCTGCCTATGGCGTGGCAATTTTCTTGTGACAAATGCTTGGTGTCGTCTGGAAATGTCAATTCTTCACTTGGAGGTGTTCTGTGCGCAAATCATTCTGCCCTAGAGAACTTCCTCATGGGGAATTATTATTCATCAAGACCTATATTTGTAGGATTAAGTTCCATTGGTAG CATGGGTTTTCTTAGAAATCCTAAAGCATTCCTAATGGTTCTTAAGGCTGCCATAGCGTCGACGGACTACAGATTCATCCTTTTCTCATCTGGATACCAGCCATTAGATTCTGCAATCCAATCTATTGCTTCTTCAGTAGCAGAATCAAGTGAGGCGGAGGCACCTTCTCTTGGTGTTGACAGCACACTCCTTTTCAATGGCCGGCTTTTTTGCTTTTCTGG ATCAATACCCTATAGCTGGCTCTTCCCTAGATGCGTAGCTGCTATTCACCATGCTGGCAG TGGATCAACAGCTGCAGCACTACTTGCTGGAATCCCTCAG GTAGTATGCCCTTTCGTGCATGACCAGTTTTACTGGGCAGAGAGGCTACACTGGTTAGGAGTGGCGCCTGAACCCCTACAAAGACAACATCTAATCCCGGAAGTAGACGACACCTCAAGCATTCACAACGCTGCAGATATGCTACTTGGAGCTGTTAGGTCAGCATTATCATTGGAAATTAAAGCTCAGGCGGCCATACTTGCAGATAGGCTCTCTTTTGAG GATGGGATCGGCGAAGCCCTCAGGATCTTGAAGGAGAAAGTGCTGACTCAGAATTAA
- the LOC133918611 gene encoding sterol 3-beta-glucosyltransferase UGT80B1 isoform X1 produces MAGRGGGDGRRPRAVFMAFGTQGDVFPIAALAAAFARDQQQYTVVFITHSAHRKLSTHLAASNVRYMPVSSPPVLAAEQLENVSCDSFQSNHEHRSFSLRKKIIQMEHREECLSSVEEVFGNDPSINGDFITINFFALEGWHLAELFQVKCIIAAPYFVPYSAPTSFEHQFKHSLPLLYKYFQEAPPNTVCWTDIVHWMWALFMESWGSWRNDCLNLSPIPFTDPVTNLPLWHVREESPLLLYGFSKDIVECPGYWPSSAHVCGFWFLPMAWQFSCDKCLVSSGNVNSSLGGVLCANHSALENFLMGNYYSSRPIFVGLSSIGSMGFLRNPKAFLMVLKAAIASTDYRFILFSSGYQPLDSAIQSIASSVAESSEAEAPSLGVDSTLLFNGRLFCFSGSIPYSWLFPRCVAAIHHAGSGSTAAALLAGIPQVVCPFVHDQFYWAERLHWLGVAPEPLQRQHLIPEVDDTSSIHNAADMLLGAVRSALSLEIKAQAAILADRLSFEDGIGEALRILKEKVLTQN; encoded by the exons ATGGCCGGCCGCGGTGGCGGCGATGGTCGCCGTCCTCGCGCCGTCTTCATGGCCTTTGGCACCCAAGGCGACGTCTTCCCCATCGCT GCGCTTGCTGCAGCTTTTGCGCGTGACCAACAGCAGTACACCGTGGTGTTCATCACTCATTCAGCGCACCGG AAACTTTCGACACATCTAGCGGCCAGTAATGTCAGATACATGCCTGTGTCAAGCCCACCTGTCCTTGCTGCCGAACAACTTGAGAATGTTTCAT GTGATTCTTTTCAATCAAATCATGAGCATCGGTCCTTTTCGCTGCGGAAAAAGATCATTCAGATGGAGCACCGGGAAGAATGTTTGTCTTCTGTGGAAGAAGTTTTTGGAAATGATCCAAGCATTAATGGTGATTTTATTACGATCAATTTCTTTGCTTTG GAAGGCTGGCACCTTGCAGAATTGTTCCAAGTTAAGTGCATCATTGCTGCTCCCTATTTTGTTCCATATAG CGCTCCTACATCATTCGAACACCAATTTAAACATAGCCTTCCTCTTCTGTACAAGTACTTCCAAGAAGCTCCCCCAAACACG GTCTGCTGGACAGATATTGTCCACTGGATGTGGGCGCTCTTCATGGAAAGTTGGGGATCATGGAGAAATGATTGTCTAAATCTTAGCCCTATTCCTTTCACA GATCCAGTAACAAATCTTCCTTTGTGGCATGTGCGAGAAGAGTCTCCATTATTGCT GTATGGTTTCAGCAAAGACATTGTGGAGTGTCCAG GGTATTGGCCCTCCAGTGCTCATGTTTGTGGCTTTTGGTTTCTGCCTATGGCGTGGCAATTTTCTTGTGACAAATGCTTGGTGTCGTCTGGAAATGTCAATTCTTCACTTGGAGGTGTTCTGTGCGCAAATCATTCTGCCCTAGAGAACTTCCTCATGGGGAATTATTATTCATCAAGACCTATATTTGTAGGATTAAGTTCCATTGGTAG CATGGGTTTTCTTAGAAATCCTAAAGCATTCCTAATGGTTCTTAAGGCTGCCATAGCGTCGACGGACTACAGATTCATCCTTTTCTCATCTGGATACCAGCCATTAGATTCTGCAATCCAATCTATTGCTTCTTCAGTAGCAGAATCAAGTGAGGCGGAGGCACCTTCTCTTGGTGTTGACAGCACACTCCTTTTCAATGGCCGGCTTTTTTGCTTTTCTGG ATCAATACCCTATAGCTGGCTCTTCCCTAGATGCGTAGCTGCTATTCACCATGCTGGCAG TGGATCAACAGCTGCAGCACTACTTGCTGGAATCCCTCAG GTAGTATGCCCTTTCGTGCATGACCAGTTTTACTGGGCAGAGAGGCTACACTGGTTAGGAGTGGCGCCTGAACCCCTACAAAGACAACATCTAATCCCGGAAGTAGACGACACCTCAAGCATTCACAACGCTGCAGATATGCTACTTGGAGCTGTTAGGTCAGCATTATCATTGGAAATTAAAGCTCAGGCGGCCATACTTGCAGATAGGCTCTCTTTTGAG GATGGGATCGGCGAAGCCCTCAGGATCTTGAAGGAGAAAGTGCTGACTCAGAATTAA